A single region of the Gracilibacillus caseinilyticus genome encodes:
- the secY gene encoding preprotein translocase subunit SecY codes for MFRTISNFVRVADIRNKIIFTLLMLVVFRIGTFIPVPFTDRSAIDFMNEQNVFGLLNTFGGGALQNFSIFAMGIMPYITASIIMQLLQMDVVQKFSEWKKQGEMGRKKLAQVTRYAAIALAFIQACAMSVGFNAMSGGMLIKDPGVGKFLVIAIVLTAGTAFLLWLGEQITTHGVGNGISILIFAGIAAAIPNGVNQIYAQYFGSGTGDELFLNIVIVLLILLLVLAVVVGVIFIQQALRKIPVQYAKRLVNRSPVGGHSTHLPLKVNAAGVIPVIFAISFIIAPRTIASFFENNEIAIAISNFFDYTTVSGMIIYVVLIIAFTYFYTFVQVNPEQMADNLKKQGGYIPGIRPGKTTETYLTRVMYRLTFVGSLFLAAVAVLPLILGGVAGLPQSVQIGGTGLLIVVGVALQTMKQLEGQLVKRNYKGFIK; via the coding sequence TTATGCTAGTAGTATTTCGAATTGGTACTTTCATTCCAGTTCCTTTTACTGACAGAAGTGCCATTGACTTTATGAATGAACAAAATGTGTTCGGCTTATTAAACACATTTGGTGGTGGGGCATTACAGAATTTCTCTATCTTTGCGATGGGAATCATGCCATACATCACTGCATCCATCATCATGCAGTTATTGCAAATGGATGTTGTTCAGAAATTCTCTGAATGGAAGAAACAAGGTGAGATGGGACGCAAGAAATTAGCGCAAGTCACACGTTACGCAGCGATCGCGTTAGCATTTATCCAAGCTTGTGCGATGTCTGTAGGATTTAACGCGATGTCAGGAGGAATGTTAATTAAAGACCCTGGCGTTGGTAAATTCTTAGTGATTGCTATCGTGTTAACAGCTGGTACTGCTTTTCTGTTATGGTTAGGAGAGCAAATTACTACACACGGTGTAGGTAATGGTATCTCTATTCTAATTTTTGCAGGTATCGCTGCTGCCATTCCAAATGGTGTGAATCAAATTTATGCACAGTATTTTGGATCTGGCACAGGAGATGAACTGTTCCTAAATATCGTTATTGTATTATTAATTTTACTGCTTGTACTTGCTGTAGTCGTAGGTGTTATTTTTATTCAGCAAGCATTACGTAAAATTCCGGTACAATATGCAAAACGTTTAGTGAATCGTTCGCCGGTAGGTGGACACTCTACACATTTACCGTTAAAAGTAAATGCTGCAGGGGTAATTCCGGTAATCTTTGCAATATCATTTATCATTGCACCGCGTACGATCGCGAGTTTCTTTGAAAACAATGAGATTGCGATAGCTATTTCAAACTTTTTTGATTATACAACCGTAAGTGGTATGATTATCTACGTTGTGCTAATCATCGCATTTACGTATTTCTATACATTTGTTCAGGTTAATCCAGAGCAAATGGCTGACAACTTGAAAAAGCAAGGTGGCTATATCCCTGGTATTCGTCCAGGAAAAACTACGGAGACTTATTTAACACGTGTTATGTATCGACTAACATTTGTTGGATCTTTATTCTTAGCTGCGGTAGCTGTACTCCCTCTAATCCTAGGTGGCGTTGCAGGTTTACCACAGTCCGTGCAAATCGGAGGAACAGGTCTTCTAATTGTTGTCGGCGTAGCATTACAGACAATGAAACAGTTAGAAGGACAGCTAGTCAAACGTAATTATAAAGGCTTTATTAAATAA